The Rhodopirellula halodulae sequence CGGAAACAGAAGACACCATCGCTTCCGGATTGTTGGATCGAATCGGACAACCCGGTGGCGATGCGATCAACCATTTGATTGCAGCGGAAGATGCCATCCAAAACGTCGGATTGCAGAATGTTCATGCGATTGGCCACCGGATCGTGCAGGGCGGAAGTTTGTTTCCCGAACCGACCGTTGCCACAGCGGAAGTCTTGACGCGTTTGAAGACGCTGGACACTCTTGCTCCTTTGCACAATCCATCCGCCCGCGCGGTCGCGGAAGGATTGACAAAGATGACGGCTCCGCAAGTCCTCGTGTTTGACACGTCCTATTTTGCCAGCCTTTCGCCGGCGGCCTATCGCTATGCGGTGCCAGAAGACTGGTACAGCGAACACGCCGTTCGCCGCTACGGATTTCACGGGACTTCCCACCAATTTGTGACTCAAAAAGCAATCGATTTTTTGGGTGGCCACGAACAAACCAAAATCATTTCGTTGCACCTGGGCGGCGGAGCCAGTGCCACCGCATCCATCGGCGGACGAGCCATCGACACCTCCATGGGCATGACACCGTTGGAAGGGTTGGTGATGGCGTCACGATCAGGAGACCTGGATCCGGCGGTGGTCTTGCACATGACCGAACACGCGGGTCTGTCGCCCAGCGACGTCCGCGACGCATTGAATCGACGAAGTGGGCTGTTTGGGCTGTGCGGCGAACCGGACATGCGTGCCGTCCTTGGCCGCCGACAAACCGGTGACCCAGCCGCCACCTTGGCCATCGACATTTATGTTCGGCGAATCGTCAAGACCATCGGCAGCTACATCGCCGTGTTGGGAGGATTGGACGCACTCGTGTTCACGGCGGGCGTTGGCCAGCACTCCACCGAAATTCGCGCAATGGTTTGCCAATCGCTTGGGCATTTTGGAATATCCATTTGTCCGCAGAAAAACGAAACCTGTCGCGATGATCCCTCGGACCTTTCATCAGAAAACGCCAGGGTTCGCACATTGGTGGTCGCCACTAACGAAGAACTCGCCATCGCGCGTTTGGTGCGAAAAACGTTGCTCTGATCGCGTCTTCATGCGTTCAGCGAAACGATTTGAAGTGCTTGGCGAGATGCACTGCTTGGCGAAGTGTTTTGCTCACCAGCGTGTGTTGCTTGGGTGGCGAATAGCGAGCAACGCACAAAATTTTTGCAGCCGCACCGAGTTTTTTTGCAGCCGCATTAAAGAAAATTTGGGTCAAAAGCGCTTCGCATTGGACACGACGGGATCTGGGTAGAGAGATCGACTTCCCCCCTCTCTCTCGGAGCCCCCCATGAACGCTCACGGCTTCCAAGCTACCTTTCGAAAACCATGGCGACTGGTCGCCGGATTCACGGCCGCCTTCACCGTTTTGGCATCGCTCTTCGCTTTGACATCGTCGGCAAACGCAGGGTACTCCGTCTTGAGCGGAGTTCCGGTCACTCAAGGTCAGATGCAAATCGAGGAGGGTGACTTCGAAGAGCTAAAACAGCGTCACACCCACGCCAACCGCTGCTTTCCGCTCAAAGAAACTCGCGTGGAAGCAGACATTTCGGGAGTGCTGGCCCGCGTTCGGGTCTCTCAAGTTTTCCAGAACCCCTACGCCGATCGGTTGGAAGCCTTGTACGCCTTTCCACTGCCCGAAAACAGTGCCGTCGACGCGTACTCATTCCAGATTGGCGAGCGTGTGATCGTCGGCGAAGTGAAACGACGCGAACAGGCACGACAAGAATACGAGAGTGCTCGCGACGAGGGACGCAAAGCCGCTTTGCTGGAACAAGAACGCCCAAATCTGTTCTCACAATCCATCGCTAACATTCCTGCCAACGGCGAAGTCACCGTGCACATCGAATACGTGCATGCGTTGGACATCGATGAAGACCGCTATGTCTTTCGGTTCCCCATGGTCGTCGGCCCTCGATTCATTCCCGGCAACGCTTTGAGTCGCCCCAACGTGGGTCGCGGATGGGGCAATGACACCGACCAAGTTTCCGATGCCTCACGCATCACCCCCGACTTTCTGCCCGAAGGCATGCGAAACGGGAACGATGTTTTCGTGACCGTGAACATCGACGGAGGGATGCCCATCCAAGAAGTCGTCGCGGTGACTCACGAGCTCGACATCGAAAAGAAGTCGGAGACTCATGCCGTCGCAACACTGAAAAATCAATCCACAATCGCTGACAAAGACTTTGTGGTCGAGTACCGCCTGGCTGGCAACGACAGCACGCTTGCATCACTGACCCATCGCGAATCCGCGACGGAGGACGGCTATGTCATGCTGGCCTTGCAACCCAAGTGGAACATTGAGCCGACGGAGATCACTCCCCGAGAAGTGATCCTGGTCCTCGACACCAGCGGTTCGATGAACGGCCCCGCGATCAGTCAACTGCGTTTGTTCGCCGACCATGTGCTCGATCATCTCAATCCCAACGATCGCTTCCGCGTCATCTCGTTCAACAACCAATCCAACGCCTTTCGAACCGAGGCCTGCGAGGCAACCGCCGAGAACATCACCGCCGCAAAGCAGTTCGTCAGACGTTTACGTGCCGGAGGCGGCACGAACTTGCTCCCCGCCCTTCAACTGGCATTGGGAGATCGTGCGGACGAGTCCACGCGACCGCGTTACATGGTTTTGATGACCGACGCGTTGGTTGGCGACGACCATTCCATCTTGGGATATCTGCGACGACCTGAATTCCAAGATGCTCGGGTCTATCCCATCGCGTTCGGCGCGGCCCCCAACGACTACTTGATCGGACGTGCCGCAGAGCTCGGACGTGGGTTCTCGATGCAGGTGACCAATCAAGACAACGCGACCGTCATCGCGAAACGCTTTCACGAACTCACCAGCCAACCCTACATGACCGACTTGCAAATCGATTGGGGTGGGTTGACTATCAAAGACCTCGCCCCTTCGCGTTTGCCTGATTTGTATGCGGGCAAGCCATTGGTAGTTCTGGGAAGATACGACACGCCCGCGACGGGAACCATCACGCTGAAAGGGAATGTCCAAGGCCACGCCGTCCAGATGCAACTGGAACTGGAACTTCCGGAACAAGAATCCGCCCACGACTCCATCGGTCCCGTTTGGGCCCGCCAGCGGATCCGACAAATTTGGAATCGCGACATTGGCAACGAGACTCCTGAAGGACGATCTGAAATCACCGAGTTGGGCCTGAAGCATCAACTGATGACCCAGTACACGTCCTTTGTCGCGGTGGAACAAACACTCAGCGAACCACCGACCGGACAACTCGTCACCGAGGACGTTCCCGGCCTGATGCCGGAAGGAATGACCGAAAAATCAGTCGGCCAATCGCGGGTGAATCCTCGAACCAATCAACCTGCAACGCAGGCAACCGCCCAGCTTCCGACCCCACAGCCACCAACCGCCCAAATGCCCGCTGCGGTGGACACGCCAACTCCGATCCCATCATCCGGCGGCAGCCCCTATCGCGGTGGTGGCGGAGGAGGCGGTCCCATCAGCCCCATCACTGGACTCGTCTCGATCGGCGGTGCAGCCGCCGCCTGGATGCGGCGTCGTCGAAACCAAGCCGAAAACGACAACGCCACCGAAGGCTCCTCTCAACAGGATCGTGTTTGATGAGTGCTGGACAGACGCTTTCGCAAACACGTTCTGGTTCCAATGGCACACCGATGCTTTCGGTGTGCCAGCGGGAAGCCAGCGAACGGTGGCGATCTCCTCTCACGATGATTCTCGCCACGATTGCCATCGCCGCATTCGCGGTTCCCGATTTCGCGTCCTTCTTGCAACTGGACTATGTTGCTTGCCGATCCGGTCAATGGTGGCGATTGATGACCGGTCATTTGGCTCATTTCGGATTGGGCCATTTGTTCTGGGACTTGCTGATGTTTGTTGTCCTGGGCGCTGCCTGTGAACGCCGACATTCAAAACTATTTCCGATCGCCGTCGCGGCGATGGCATTGGTGATCTCCGGCACCTTGCTGATTTGTCGCCAAGACGTCACTAGCTACCGAGGTCTCAGTGGAATCGACACGGGACTCTTTGCTTGGTTCGTGTTGGATCAAATTCGGCTTGCCTTTTCGAACCGAGACCGATCTTCCGCTACCATCTGGTCCATCGGCGGGTGTTTGCTGGTTGGCAAGTTGTGCTACGAGCTGTTCACTGGGGAAATCCTGTTCGTTGACGCCAATGGATTCACACCTCTGGTCGAATCTCACGTCTGTGGCGCCGTGGTCGGAGCAACCTTCGCTGGACTGGCTGGCCTATCCTTCCGTCCACAAGGTCGAACCTAAAACGTGAGTGCGGTGTCAGGTCATCATCAAAAGTCGCCGGTTGCGTTTCTGCGATGCAGTCCTTGTACAAAGTGGCATCGCGTCGGAATTGTTAGAAAGGAATCCAATTGCTCAATCCTCAGAAAAAATTTCCCATGGTTCTGGCGGACGGAACGGAAATCCGTTCGGTCGTTCAACTCAACCAGGTCATCGACCATCCTCGGATGGAAATTGGTGACTTCACTTACTTCGGTCATCTGGAGGAACTCGACGACTACGCTGGCTTTTTGGCACCGTTTCTTTTTCCGCTCAGCCTCGAACGTTTGGTCATTGGAAAGTTCTGTCAAATTGCTCACGGAGTGCGTCTGATTACCAGCTCCGCGAATCACAACATGAGCGGATTTTCGACTTACCCGTTCAACAACTTCACGATGCACGAGCGAACCTCGCCCGAGGAAATCCAGGCGATGTTTGACATCCCCGGTCGCAAAGGCGACACCGTGATTGGCAACGACGTTTGGATCGGAATGGAAGCCGTGGTGATGCCGGGTGTCACCATCGGCGACGGTGCGATCATCGGGGCTCGCAGCGTGGTGGCCAAAGATGTCGCTCCTTACACCATCGTTGCGGGAAACCCAGCCCAATGCGTCAAACGCCGATTTGATGAAGAAACAATCCAGGTATTGTTGGAAATCTGCTGGTGGAATTGGCCGGTCGAGCGTATCGAAGCCAACGTGGATGCGATCGTCGGCTGTGACTTGGATGCACTGAAGCAAATCGACCAAGCCTAATTGGAGGCTTGGTCCACCCGATATTTCGACTGCACGAAACCACAGTCAAAGATTTTAGTATCTTGGTGAGTGAGCCAGATGTCTTTCTCAAGCAGTCCAAACAGTGGGATTCCCTCGCCGATCAACACGGGGATCGCCGTGATGATCATTTCATTGATCAATCCCGCTCGCAGGAATCGCTGGATGGTGATCCCGCCGTCGATGTAGAGTTTCTTGGCACCTTCCTCGGACAGACGACGATGCAAATCCGTTGGTGATTCCGCGGAATGAGTGACGCAGTTGGGAAAGTCTTCAGGGAACTCAATCGTGTTCTGGCTCAGCACAACAACGGGTGTCTCGCCGTAAGGCCACGCACCAAACGTTCGCACTTTCTGGTAGGTGTTGCGCCCCATCACCAGCACATCGACAGACTTCATGAATTCTGCGTAGCCGCAATCCTCGCCTTCCGGCACGGTTGCATTGGCTTGATCGAGCCAATCAAGATCCCCGTCTTTGCGAGCGATGAATCCGTCGAGGCTGGTGGCAATGAACACAGAGACGTCGGCTGACATGAACGATTCCGTTGATGAGGCGAGATGAACGCGGGTTGTAGCGTGACTTATCCAATTGGCGAAGTTCTGGTTCGACTCGCTAGATGCTGATCGAACCTTTCACAACCGGTCGTGGACGAGAAGCCTTTTGGTGGTTGCGTTTCAACCAACTCAAAATGGCTTCGTTGGTTGCTTCCGGCATCTCTTGTTGAATCCAATGCCCGCAATCCAAATGCACCACATCGACGTTGGGAACGAACTCCTGCAACCTTTCCGATGGCGGAATCATGTCGCGATTTCCATAGATCATCAACGACGACTGCTGGATGATCGGATCCGCATCCGCCAACTGATGCCAATCGCGATCGAGGTTTTGGTACCAACGGATGGCGGAAGTGAACCCCGTCGACTCAAACGCCGACACAAACACATCCAACTCATCGTCGCTCATGATGGGATCGCCCAACGGTGCCTTCGCTTTGGCCAGGTTGATCAGTGGCATTCCCGGGTCGGGCTCTCGCGGAGGCACGTTTTTGCGGAACAAGTTGCGTAGAAATTGGCGAGTGTGATGATCGAACACCGCATCGGCCACGCCAGGCTGCCGATTGAAATGAACGAAGTAGTTGTCGGCTCCGAACACCTGCTCCATGAACTCGATCCATGGCACTTCGCCACGCTCCTGATATGGCAAGCTCAGGTTGATCACGTGGCTCACACGGGTTGGATGCAACAACGCCAAACTCCAAACCACCATCGCCCCCCAATCATGACCGACAAAAACAGCGTCTTCGTAACCAAAGTGGTCCAGCAGTCCCACCAAGTCCGCCGTCAAATGCTCGATGTCGTAGTCGGTGACCTCGGCGGGCTTCGATGAGTTTCCATAGCCTCGTTGATTCGGCACGATGACGTGGTACCCCGCTTCGACGAGCATTGGCACCTGATGCCGCCAAGAGAAAGCGTGCTCGGGCCAACCATGACAAAGCACAATCGGGTTGCCCGCATTCTGCTGACCAGCTTCGAAGACTTCGAGCTGGATTCCGTTGATATCGAGAAGAGTCGGTCTTGGAAATTGTGTTGATAGAAGTTGGTCGCTCGTCGCCATTGTTCGTCCCTTTGTTGTTCGAGAAGTTTGTTCAACGATCGTCTTCGTGTCTGTCGACCAACTTTACAGAGCCCTCCTGACAGCCTACTGTCAGCAGTGTTGTGAGAAATCGGAAGGTTTTGCTTCACGGGGAATGCATTGCGTCGGGCGGATCGTCTTTTTCGGATCGTTGAGTACCTCAAAGCCCGTCGCGAAACGGTCACCGCGAAGGAACTCGGTGAGGAGTTGGAGGTCGGCGTCCGCACGATCTATCGCGACATCGCTGATTTGCGGGCATCCGGAGTTCCGCTGACCGGAGAAGCCGGCGTCGGCTATTTGCTCAGCCCCAACTACGTGGTCCGGCCGCTGTTGTTTGACGATGAAGAGTTGGAGGCACTCGCTCTGGGAGCCCAAATGGTGCAGAGCTGGGCCGATCCAGCAATGGCTCAGGCGGCGCGGCGGGCGCTGGATCGCATCACCGTGGTTCTCCCTGACTCATTAGCCGACAACATTCGCCAATCCACTTCGTACGCCTACCCAAGTGCTGGCAAGCCAGCGCTGCAAATTGACTTCACCTCGCTCAGGCGAGCGATCGGCACGCGGCACTTGGTCGAGTTTGCCTACATCGATCAAAACGGGTCTTCCACCACCCGGCGAATTCGACCATTGGCCATCATCTTCCTGGCTCCCAATTGGATGGTGGCAGCCTGGTGCGAACTACGGCGCGATTTCCGGCATTTTCGCGTCGATCGCATGCAGGAGCTGGTTGTCCTCGACGAAAAATTCGAACTTGAACCTGGCAAGACGCTGGACGACATGCAACGGCAATGCGAAGAAGAGTTTCAAAAGAAATCACCTTCCGCTACAAGTTGAACATGTTGACGAGCATTCTCTCGCGGTGATTCGCGAGCGACGTTCAGTCCTTCAGAGCTTTCGCCCAACGACGCACGGCGTTCTGAATCGATTTCCGGTCGTACGCCGCGAAACCGAGGATCATGCCAGTGGTACTTCCGGTGCGTGAATACAGGCTCACCGGATGAAACTCGACCTTCTCACGCACGGCGGCGTTGATCAGCTTTACTTCGGCTTCTCGCGTCACGCCCTGAGCCGTCAAATGCATTCCCGATTCGGGTTGTTGCACTTCGACGAGGCCGGCCAGATGTTTCTGAAGCGATTCGTACAACACCGTTTGACGCTCGGCGTACAACGTTCGCATGCGACGAATGTGCTTGACGAAGTTCCCCGTTTCAATGAACCGATGCAGCACCATTTGAACCAACGGCGGCGATCCTCGGTCCTGAAGGAATCGAGCATAAGCAAACACGGGCACCAGCGATTTTGGGACGATCAAAAAGCCCAACCGAATCGATGGGAACAGCAACTTGCTGAACGTCCCCATGTAGATCGTTTGGCCTGATGAGTCGAGGCTGCTCAAAGAGGGATGGGGGCGTCCCGTGTAACGAAACTCGCCGTTGTAGTCGTCCTCGATGATCCAACTCTGATGCCTTTGTGCCAGAGCGATCAACTCCAACCGCCGAGTCAAACTCATCGTCATTCCCATCGGCCACTGACCTCCCGGAGTCACACTGATCAGCTTGGGCTTCGCCGCACGGTCCGGAACTCGAGAGACATCGATCCCTTCCGAGTCCAAAGGCACGGGCACCACCTTCGCACCCGCGATGTCTAACAACCGGTTGGCGGGCGAGTTGCCGGGTTCCTCCACCCAAACGGTGTCGCCGGGATTGAGCAACAACTGAGCGATCATCGTGAAGGCTTGTTGAGAGCCGGAGGTCATCACAACCTGTTCCGGTTCGCAGGACAAACCTCGCGAGACCGCCATGTACTGAGCGATCGATTCCCGCAAAGGATAGTAGCCTTGCGGATCGCCAAGACGCAGGTGCTTATCAGACCAACGCGACTGCTCAACAGAAAATCGATTCCAAAGAGCAGTTGGAAACTCGTCCGTTGCTGGCAGATGCGGCGTGAAGGCTTTGGGACGCTTGGAAACGGGCGGCAACCATTGGGCTTCCTGCGCTAACTGTTGCCCAAGCGTCGAAAGCCTTGCAGAGGATTGCTTCGTCGGTGTGGTGGCCGTGTGAGCCGAATTAAAATCGAAGGCTTGCGGCGGAATCTTCGCCACGCGTGTTCCACTGCCTCGAACCGACTCCAAATAGCCTTCGGAGATCAGCTGCTCATAAGCAGACAAGACCGTGTTTCGGGACACGCCGATTGCGGACGCGAGGTTGCGGCTGGATGGCACCCGGTCCTCGGGCTTCAGCATTTGACCGACGATGGCCTGTCGCAACTGGTTCTCCAATTGTTGATAGACCGGCGTCGTCCCTTCGCCGTTCAACTGAATCCAATCGAATTCGAAGTGTTCATTTCTTCGCGGCATGGAACAACCCAAAGTGGCACCCTCGTTTCGTCACCAAGTGGTTCTTTAGAAGAGCCACTTTGCTTCTATGATTCTACTTTGTGACGTCGCTCGACCACCACCAGGAGAACTCAATGCGAGCCAATTACTTTCAGTTGATTCCAAGCGAGATTCGGCAACTGACCAGCATCGAATCCACGATGGCGAACTACTCGATCGGAACGCAACTGCTGGAACTGATCAAGCTCCGCGTGTCGCAAATCAATGGCTGTTCGTTTTGTGTCAGCCTGCACACTCAGCAGCTTCGTTTGATGAACGAAACCAACGAACGCATCGATTTAGTCAGCGTTTGGCAGGAGGCTCCTTGCTACACCGACCGGGAACGCACGGCTTTCCGGTGGGCAGAGTCGTTGACTCGCCTCGCGGACGAACGCGGCATTCACGACCCGCTCTATACCGAAGCCGTGAATGAGTTCGGCGAAGAAGGGCTCAGTCAGCTGAGCTTAGCTGTCGCCATGATCAACACATGGAACCGCTTGGCCGTTCCATTCCAAACCGATCATCAATTCATCGCGTCCTTATTGCAGCACTCCGCCACCACCAATTGAAAGAGCCGAACAATGAGAATTATCCCACACCTCTTGCTTTGTATGACGATGTGGACAACAGGCGTTCCCGCGTTCGGTCAGACTGTTCCCCGGGAACCAGCGACCGCCTCCAAGCAAACCGCCGTCGATCAATCGAACCATCGGAACATGCCGGTGGTGAAAGTGCTTCGGACCGATCCGATCACCAGCGATGTGGACGGAAACCCGATGTCCACCTCGCTGATCGAAATCACATTCGCTCCGGGGGCTTCGTCGCCGCCGCACCATCACCCCGGTGAAGTCGTGGGACATGTCCTGGAGGGCACGTTGGAGTTCAAGATCGAGGGCCAACCTCTTCAAACCCTCCACCCCGGCGACACGTTCTTTGAACCGACGATGGTGCTGCACGAAGTCGCACGCAATCCCGACAACAAGGCCTCCACGCGCGTGTTGGTCACCATGGTGCATCCTCGAAACACCAAACGTCTGACCATTCCCGCCGGGGAAGTCGAAAATGCAAAGATCTCGCCCGAAGCCAACACCGAGGTGATTGCCAACCAAACCTGCACGATTCGCGTTACAGACAGCGTCAATCGCGCTTCGTTCGATGAGTCCCTGCCGACGATTGGGGTACTGCTGTTCGATGATGTCTTGATGACGGAAGTCACCGCGCCGATCGATGTCTTTTCCAAACCCTCCCAAGATGGCAAACGTCTGTTCAACGTGGTGACGGTGGCGCGTAAACATCAACCGGTGCCGATGGAAAGCGGACTGCGGGTTCTGCCGGATTACTCCTTCGATGACTGCCCGGACTTGAACGTGTTGGTCGTGTCCAGCTCGTACGAGATGGAAACCATCGTGGCGTCGCCCGACATCGTGAATTTCGTTCGCTCCCAAGGCGCCGCAACGGATTTCACGATGAGCAACTGTGCCGGAGCCCACTTGATCGGAGCCTCCGGAATCGCAGAAGGCAAAAAGATCGTGACGTACATCGGCGGTGGCGAACTGTTGCAGAAGACTTACCCAGGTCTTTCAGTGCAGGACGATCGCCACGTCAGTTTTGTCAAAGACGGCAAGATGATTTCGTCCAATGGCAACCTTGCCAGCTACATCTCGGCCCTCGAACTTCTCGAAGTAATGACATCGAAGGAGCACCGCGCGTACGTCGAGTCGCATTTGTATCTTGAACGATTGCAGCGTTACGAGCGGTTCGACCGCCACCTTCCCGGCGACACCGGAGCAGAATCGAACAAAGATCGATAATTAATTGGCCATCTGCTCCACTATCGTGGAATCCGGTCGTTCGCTTGAAGTTCGTTGAACTGGCTGAGTAAGCTGGTGACTTCCCGCCACGATCTCACCTTGGTATTGCAACCATGAATCGACTTTCCACGTCCGTTCTCGCTTTCCTGTTTCTCACGGCATCGCCTTTGGCCGGGGATGAAATTCAGATTCCTGTGGTCAAAGACGGGAAAGCACAGGTCATCAAGGAGCTGGAAGATTCCGACTATTGGATCCGGCATGATTTGTGGGTCGAGACGGAGTTCGATACTGACGGCGATGGGAAGCTGGATCGGATGCATGTCAGCGTCACTCGTCCAACGCAAACCGACACGCAGTCGCTCAAGCTGCCGGTGGTTTACAACTCCAGTCCATATTTCGCGGGCACCGCTGGTTCGGACGAGTCTTTCTACTGGGACCCTCGCCAAGAATTGGGTGACGATCCACCAAAACGATCCGAAGCTCCCGACGTCAAACTGACCGGCACTCGACCGATCATCTCCAAGCGACACGTCAAAGACTGGCTGCCTCGCGGGTTCGTCGTGGTGCATTCGAGTGCGCCGGGCACCGGACTGTCACAAGGCTGCCCAACCGTGGGCGATGATCCGGAAGCCCTGGCTCCCAAGGCGGTGATCGATTGGTTGTGTGGTCGCGGAAAAGGTTTCACGGAACCAGAAGGTGGCGAACCAGTGGAAGCCTACTGGTGCTCCGGAAAGGTGGGCATGACCGGCACAAGCTACAACGGGACGATTCCGTTGGCCGCGGCAACGACCGGGGTGGAAGGTTTAGAAGTCATCATCCCGGTGGCTCCCAACACTTCGTACTACCACTATTACCGATCCAACGGTTTGGTCCGTCATCCCGGCGGTTACCTGGGCGAAGACATCGACATCTTGTATGACTTCATCCACAGCGGCGGTGACGAAGCCATCAAAGACTACTGCAATTGCAACGTGCGTGACGAACTCATGA is a genomic window containing:
- a CDS encoding acetate/propionate family kinase gives rise to the protein MNVLVFNVGSTTLKYACIDSETEDTIASGLLDRIGQPGGDAINHLIAAEDAIQNVGLQNVHAIGHRIVQGGSLFPEPTVATAEVLTRLKTLDTLAPLHNPSARAVAEGLTKMTAPQVLVFDTSYFASLSPAAYRYAVPEDWYSEHAVRRYGFHGTSHQFVTQKAIDFLGGHEQTKIISLHLGGGASATASIGGRAIDTSMGMTPLEGLVMASRSGDLDPAVVLHMTEHAGLSPSDVRDALNRRSGLFGLCGEPDMRAVLGRRQTGDPAATLAIDIYVRRIVKTIGSYIAVLGGLDALVFTAGVGQHSTEIRAMVCQSLGHFGISICPQKNETCRDDPSDLSSENARVRTLVVATNEELAIARLVRKTLL
- a CDS encoding VIT domain-containing protein — translated: MNAHGFQATFRKPWRLVAGFTAAFTVLASLFALTSSANAGYSVLSGVPVTQGQMQIEEGDFEELKQRHTHANRCFPLKETRVEADISGVLARVRVSQVFQNPYADRLEALYAFPLPENSAVDAYSFQIGERVIVGEVKRREQARQEYESARDEGRKAALLEQERPNLFSQSIANIPANGEVTVHIEYVHALDIDEDRYVFRFPMVVGPRFIPGNALSRPNVGRGWGNDTDQVSDASRITPDFLPEGMRNGNDVFVTVNIDGGMPIQEVVAVTHELDIEKKSETHAVATLKNQSTIADKDFVVEYRLAGNDSTLASLTHRESATEDGYVMLALQPKWNIEPTEITPREVILVLDTSGSMNGPAISQLRLFADHVLDHLNPNDRFRVISFNNQSNAFRTEACEATAENITAAKQFVRRLRAGGGTNLLPALQLALGDRADESTRPRYMVLMTDALVGDDHSILGYLRRPEFQDARVYPIAFGAAPNDYLIGRAAELGRGFSMQVTNQDNATVIAKRFHELTSQPYMTDLQIDWGGLTIKDLAPSRLPDLYAGKPLVVLGRYDTPATGTITLKGNVQGHAVQMQLELELPEQESAHDSIGPVWARQRIRQIWNRDIGNETPEGRSEITELGLKHQLMTQYTSFVAVEQTLSEPPTGQLVTEDVPGLMPEGMTEKSVGQSRVNPRTNQPATQATAQLPTPQPPTAQMPAAVDTPTPIPSSGGSPYRGGGGGGGPISPITGLVSIGGAAAAWMRRRRNQAENDNATEGSSQQDRV
- the rrtA gene encoding rhombosortase, which translates into the protein MSAGQTLSQTRSGSNGTPMLSVCQREASERWRSPLTMILATIAIAAFAVPDFASFLQLDYVACRSGQWWRLMTGHLAHFGLGHLFWDLLMFVVLGAACERRHSKLFPIAVAAMALVISGTLLICRQDVTSYRGLSGIDTGLFAWFVLDQIRLAFSNRDRSSATIWSIGGCLLVGKLCYELFTGEILFVDANGFTPLVESHVCGAVVGATFAGLAGLSFRPQGRT
- a CDS encoding CatB-related O-acetyltransferase produces the protein MVLADGTEIRSVVQLNQVIDHPRMEIGDFTYFGHLEELDDYAGFLAPFLFPLSLERLVIGKFCQIAHGVRLITSSANHNMSGFSTYPFNNFTMHERTSPEEIQAMFDIPGRKGDTVIGNDVWIGMEAVVMPGVTIGDGAIIGARSVVAKDVAPYTIVAGNPAQCVKRRFDEETIQVLLEICWWNWPVERIEANVDAIVGCDLDALKQIDQA
- a CDS encoding dihydrofolate reductase family protein, whose translation is MSADVSVFIATSLDGFIARKDGDLDWLDQANATVPEGEDCGYAEFMKSVDVLVMGRNTYQKVRTFGAWPYGETPVVVLSQNTIEFPEDFPNCVTHSAESPTDLHRRLSEEGAKKLYIDGGITIQRFLRAGLINEMIITAIPVLIGEGIPLFGLLEKDIWLTHQDTKIFDCGFVQSKYRVDQASN
- a CDS encoding alpha/beta fold hydrolase, with amino-acid sequence MATSDQLLSTQFPRPTLLDINGIQLEVFEAGQQNAGNPIVLCHGWPEHAFSWRHQVPMLVEAGYHVIVPNQRGYGNSSKPAEVTDYDIEHLTADLVGLLDHFGYEDAVFVGHDWGAMVVWSLALLHPTRVSHVINLSLPYQERGEVPWIEFMEQVFGADNYFVHFNRQPGVADAVFDHHTRQFLRNLFRKNVPPREPDPGMPLINLAKAKAPLGDPIMSDDELDVFVSAFESTGFTSAIRWYQNLDRDWHQLADADPIIQQSSLMIYGNRDMIPPSERLQEFVPNVDVVHLDCGHWIQQEMPEATNEAILSWLKRNHQKASRPRPVVKGSISI
- a CDS encoding helix-turn-helix transcriptional regulator, which gives rise to MRRADRLFRIVEYLKARRETVTAKELGEELEVGVRTIYRDIADLRASGVPLTGEAGVGYLLSPNYVVRPLLFDDEELEALALGAQMVQSWADPAMAQAARRALDRITVVLPDSLADNIRQSTSYAYPSAGKPALQIDFTSLRRAIGTRHLVEFAYIDQNGSSTTRRIRPLAIIFLAPNWMVAAWCELRRDFRHFRVDRMQELVVLDEKFELEPGKTLDDMQRQCEEEFQKKSPSATS
- the pdxR gene encoding MocR-like pyridoxine biosynthesis transcription factor PdxR encodes the protein MPRRNEHFEFDWIQLNGEGTTPVYQQLENQLRQAIVGQMLKPEDRVPSSRNLASAIGVSRNTVLSAYEQLISEGYLESVRGSGTRVAKIPPQAFDFNSAHTATTPTKQSSARLSTLGQQLAQEAQWLPPVSKRPKAFTPHLPATDEFPTALWNRFSVEQSRWSDKHLRLGDPQGYYPLRESIAQYMAVSRGLSCEPEQVVMTSGSQQAFTMIAQLLLNPGDTVWVEEPGNSPANRLLDIAGAKVVPVPLDSEGIDVSRVPDRAAKPKLISVTPGGQWPMGMTMSLTRRLELIALAQRHQSWIIEDDYNGEFRYTGRPHPSLSSLDSSGQTIYMGTFSKLLFPSIRLGFLIVPKSLVPVFAYARFLQDRGSPPLVQMVLHRFIETGNFVKHIRRMRTLYAERQTVLYESLQKHLAGLVEVQQPESGMHLTAQGVTREAEVKLINAAVREKVEFHPVSLYSRTGSTTGMILGFAAYDRKSIQNAVRRWAKALKD
- a CDS encoding carboxymuconolactone decarboxylase family protein; its protein translation is MTSLDHHQENSMRANYFQLIPSEIRQLTSIESTMANYSIGTQLLELIKLRVSQINGCSFCVSLHTQQLRLMNETNERIDLVSVWQEAPCYTDRERTAFRWAESLTRLADERGIHDPLYTEAVNEFGEEGLSQLSLAVAMINTWNRLAVPFQTDHQFIASLLQHSATTN
- a CDS encoding cupin domain-containing protein — translated: MPVVKVLRTDPITSDVDGNPMSTSLIEITFAPGASSPPHHHPGEVVGHVLEGTLEFKIEGQPLQTLHPGDTFFEPTMVLHEVARNPDNKASTRVLVTMVHPRNTKRLTIPAGEVENAKISPEANTEVIANQTCTIRVTDSVNRASFDESLPTIGVLLFDDVLMTEVTAPIDVFSKPSQDGKRLFNVVTVARKHQPVPMESGLRVLPDYSFDDCPDLNVLVVSSSYEMETIVASPDIVNFVRSQGAATDFTMSNCAGAHLIGASGIAEGKKIVTYIGGGELLQKTYPGLSVQDDRHVSFVKDGKMISSNGNLASYISALELLEVMTSKEHRAYVESHLYLERLQRYERFDRHLPGDTGAESNKDR